The Vespa velutina chromosome 19, iVesVel2.1, whole genome shotgun sequence region ataattatttactaaatcattgaatattatatttatatgatgcTTTCAGCTTAGCGTggtttacaaaaaattatctcCTAGAAAATGGTAGTATCCTTTAAAAAGTTAGATTAATTAATGGATAAGACTTATTGCATATCTGATCTACATactgtttttaattaaagttcAAGTTCTTCGGCAGTGCGGGAAAGTCTATGGTTATCAATTCGCCTGCGTTGACTACGCCTCACAGCATCTGCTCTACGATATGGTTCTGATCTAAGACCAAGAAGTATATCTTCTAGGGCACCATTATACACTTCATCTTGCTGTAGAAGTTTCTTCTCTTGAACCAATCTTGTTTTATTCTTGAGTTCATTTATGACAGCATCCtagtgtaatataaaataatttaattaataaaagtcaatttataattactttgCAAGTAATCTTCATTATAATTCagattcatatataatactgtatacctataaaatataatacgatgtcaaaaaaaaatatttattctgaaACTTTATTTAAGTCAATGAAGTTGTGATATTTCCAAGGGAAGAAAGTAATAGAGAATTTTTCTCAAGCAACATGAATGCAAGCTGTGACATGCTAACGCATCTCTTCAATTTTGTTAATGATAAACATTTagtataagtacatatacacatacatatatatatatatatgtatatatgtatatatatatatatatatgtatatatatatatgtgtatatatatatatatatatatatatgtatacgtacatacatacacaaacatgtatgtataagtatgAAAATATGCTTATAATTGTGAGAAGCAGGCATATAGGTAAGCCATGTAGTATATTTTGATAAGCCATGAGTAATTCTATTAATATCGAAAGTACGTTATAATATTGAAGTATCTATGATTCTCATAATTGTAAaacaaagtattaaaaaaaaatatagatatacataatatccataaatatatatatatatatatatatatatatatatataatacaaacctacactttaatatttcatattcagAATctgtagaaattaaaaataaatgttttaaactTCATCTTTATATTAATCGTAGCCTATCTTCAACCATTGctaaattatcttttacaGCGTTTTATCAGAAGATTGAAATGCTTTCTAGTATgccttataaaatatatcattcatggaaagatattatttctgaATGGGATGTATTATTCTgccgataatatctatatatatatatatgtgtttatatataaaacaggaAAATGTAATGTTCCTTGTGCAAATagattatattgtaaatacaaattttgttCACTTTAAAGGAGCAATATATGCGATAATgcaatgttatattattaaatgaaaaaatatacagaatAAAACTCTTACATGGTAAGCATTAATTGAGTTATGCTCactttgtaaaaattttagtGTTGCGGATATAATGTCGGTTAAGACTCCTCCTGACTAAAGTCtgaaatttctaattattcgttatcatatttatgaataaaactTGTAACGTAATAATGCAATATAATCAGtactacgtatataaatataaaaagtattaagcAATGAAATGCAAGAATACTTTTTTACTTGTGGTATGTTACATTACTTTtgccacttttctttttctttctttcttttttgcttcctcttttttctttctttctttctttctttctttctttctttctttcttttttttttctcccccctaattaattacattagcTCATATTGACAAATACAAACAGATCCACTGTGGTAGTTATTAATTGTATGATTTtgtttatagattttattttcattaagttCCTAATCAAAACTCACTTTTCCAAATCAGAAGGAGTCTTAAGGATAGGCAGTGAGTGAGGATGGACTTACACGTTGTGAATTGTTTCTGTATTGTTATGTTCTGACCTCCTTCTGAGTTCATTAAGATGCCGGTGCAACAGAGTCTTGTTCGAGTTACAGCAAAATTTCGGTGACTTTAAAtccaaataaatatgtaacaaATAAGTGATCAGATtctgtaatatatgtatattttgtttgGAAAGGCGAAAATGTGAAAGGCTACAAGAACACTCATAAAACGATGTCAATTGATAAAGTTATTGATAATCCCCGTAGATATCATGCTAATTCGCAACatgcaaaaaaattattaacactttttaaaatttacttttaaatttgcCTACTAGTATTAAGTTGAATGTTTTTCAATCTTTCCAAACTTTTcattataatgttaaatatcatttccttaataataaattatcaacgACTAAACGGTTAAATTGCAAATTCAAATCACCGCATTTAGATGTTATTTGTGATagaaaaatgtgaaataattGACTGTAAGTAAATTTTCAAAGGAATCTAATTCAATGATATagcgtaatattataaataaagccCCAATTTGATAATATGCTCATACATTGCGAAACTTGTATAGAAATGACATAGCAGATACCAtaggatattattttcttcgtaattaACACTAAACAATACACtaacatatttcaatataaaatccTATGCCAACTTAAATTAGATTTCTCAAGTCTGAGCTTTAATTATAAGGCAATATAAGTGATAAAAAGCATACTTAAAAAACAGTAACACTCTTCATAGATAAAACGACATTGAATGATAGGTCTATTTGTGTTGGAATGAAAAGGAAGTTAAGAATGCATTTCCATTCTTAACATATGTtaagaatacattttttttttaaagtaaatatgTCATGATTATAAAGCGTGCCCtgcaataaatatatgattttgtACTATTCTCTGGATTTGAGCATGCTCAATTCGCGTAGAAGTTAAAGTTAAGTAAAAGATATGtaactaaaataaaagaataaaaaagatagcaACAGCATAAAAACATGTATATCGATcttagtaatattaattgtgATAACGGcaaacgtttttattttttctttttataacaaatatatttgtgtTTAGAGAAATATAGCATACTTGTATTAGATAGTATTAGTACAAAGACAGTTAAATAAGGAAGCAATAGAAAAAGcagattaaatttgaaaagaattgtgtgtgtttctaatttttatattatatattagaaatgtttCAATCAAAACAAGTCTATTTACTAAGCGTACTACTGATGTAAAATGTGCTATTAAAAAAAGCATGGACtaattttgtgtgtgtgtgtgtgtgtgtgtgtgtgtacgtgtgtacgtgtgtcaatttaaaatatcggtttaataatattattacaaatttgatTCTATATATCCTAATAATCATGATGATTTGTCCAAACTTCTAATCAATAGCACAACGGTATTAATATCCTTTTTAAGccaattatatcaataaaaaatgtacCAAAAAGATATGGTATATAACACACCTGCTGTTTCTTCTGGttcaatttatttcgtttaattactTGCTCAGACGTATTTAAAGCTTCTGCAGCAGCAGCTTCTAATCTACGACGTTGCTCATTTTCTTGATCCGCTGCCTGTTAATGATAAACGACGAGTGTTTGGATTATtgtaatcttatttattatttacaatagttAGCTACTCATATGttagattgaaaataataccTTAAAAGATCTTGCGAATCTAACAAGAAGCGAGAAGAAGGTATTCGCATCTGCTTGTCTGGGACTCTCTCCGAAATATTCAACGCATTCTCGAAATGCTTCACCGGCAGCACGTGCATCTGATTTGAGTCGACGTAATTTCTCTTcggaattatttaaaaagtcaCGTAGAACGgtattatgtttttctttaccACGAAGttcgaattcttttcttacaAGATCCATACCCTTTTCCAATTCATGAACGTcggttattatattttcaagagaaactataacaaaaatatatcatcaATATTTAAGTAAGACTCCAATTAATTTTACGTATTGATTGTGACGTccaagataatattaaatgtattcaCCTGTTGCAGCTTTATCAATATACATGAGTTCGGAATCGAAATTAATGAGTTCCGGGAATTTGATTCGTATTGTTGCCactatataatgtaaaaggCACATCCTTTTATCTGTAGACTTTGTGTCTAATAACGTATCTAAACTTTGTAATTTAAATCCGTAAGCAGGTCCACGTTTGCTACTATTTAAATAGTTTCCGAAAGCaagaataatttctaaaactGCTCTCAATTTCTTAGAACTTTTCACGGTACTTGATGCAGATATCACAGCATGTATTTGTGGCGTAATAAGGTGTAAATTGTCAAAAAAGTTTCCTATGTAATTCATTATTGAAAGTTTAGTCGATATTCTTTCTACCTTTCCTAATTGCATCAAAAACTTATCCTCTTCGGTTAAGagatttatattcttcttttcgataatatattcaCGATAAGCttttatctgaaaaaaaaaaaagaaaaaaaaaaaaaaaaaaaaaagaaaaaaagaaaaaaagaaaataaaaaagtttattttcattaaaaataatatctatgtggaaaattataatttacgtacCTCCTGATCGGTTGGCACCATACGCTGTAATAATTCTACATTTTCAAGCGAAAGTACCTTCAAATCAAGAGCATTCACGGCCATTATTACCTTTTCCACTGGCATCTCCATCTTTCTACGTGATATTgctacaaaaaagaaaaagaaagaaaaagaaaaaaaaaatacatgtatacgCGTAGaacttatacgtatatatgtgtacttaTAAAGTTTTTCATTCGTACCAATATTTCGTAATCTCGTATGTTCCAAAAGAGACACATTTTCAGGCTTCTTAAATCTTTTACTAGGAAAGCTTTGCAGGCCATCCAGTTCGCTATTACCATTAGCTACATGACCACTCATACCGATCTTGAATCTCTCTTCAAAATCAGAAAAGTCTATGTAATTATGCAATCGATCATCATCCAATTCATTGAATATAGTGCCTCGTACTTGATTCGGTTTTAATGCGATCCAATTGAGGGTAGGCAATTTGTACTTTGTTTGTACCTgagatgcaaaaaaaaaaaaaaaaaaaaaaaaaaaaaaaaaaaaaaaaaaaaaaaaaaaaaaaaaaaaaagaaacaaagataaatCAATTTGTCTGGCAATATAGCAACAATAAGGTTTATGAATTGTCAGATCATTTTTCAGAGCCAATTATTatgaacaattattaatttagaacttgtattaaaaaatatcccCGAGGAATGATCTATCGGGTCAACGTTTTACCTAAAAAGGATCAAAcatgtatatacttttcttttaattgtcATTGCTCCATCGGGTGCTTGCATCATTCcagctggtggtggtggtataGGCGCAGGTGGTGGTAACTTGTGATCGCCCGGTGAAAGAGGTGCCATAGGCGGTGGTGGTGGACATGGCGGTGGAGGTGGCGGAGGTGGAGCTGGCGTAGAATTATGAACTTGATCCGACGTTGACAATTGTTCTGTACTTAATCCAGGTGATATAGTATTCTCCTGACCGAAAATATCAGAATTGTTCAAGGGACTCATAGCGCTTCCATTTCGCATATTGgctattagaaaaaaaaaaacagaaaattaattattaattatcaattcattaaaattaatcgacaatatattaattaagctCGACATATTACCCGACGAACTCTTCGTAAGGGTTCCTGTAAGGGTCTCCAATTCGATTATCTTATTCTCCAAAACGCTTTGCCTACGCGCAGAGTCTTGTTTTTGTCGTTTGAGCGCTGCAAGTTCCTCCTCCGCTATTCTACGGGCTTCCGAAACATCCGTGTATTCTATCTTCAATGCACCTAATTCAGTCTCTAATTCTGCTAATTTCGCTAAagattctctttctaattcgGTCATTCTGTCGTGTGcctaaaaggaaaaaaagaaaagaaaaggaaaaaaaaaaaaaaaaaaaaaaaaaaaaagaaatgtattattactTGAAAATTGTCATGATCATAAAACGATCACGATCATTCTTCCAACTTACATGGCCAAGTTCATCCTCTAATTCAGCTACTTTTTCTAATGCTGCAGTCTTCGTTTCGCTGTCTTCCATTAAAGCAGCGACATCGAATACATTGTCTAAGTAAGCCGAGATTTGAACCtacaattatcaaatattatgtacttttttcttctgaccaaaagagaaaaaagatgaaatgtTGAGTAACGTCTGTTAAAAATGAATgggaaattaaataaaaatacgaactTGCAAATCTTCGCTTTCCGTATGTCTAAGTTTCTCTAAATATTCATCGAGGCctaattttgtaaattcatATTGCAAGTGTACTCGAAAATTCATATCTTCCACAGAATGAACGACGATATTCACGAACTGCATGCAGGCGACCATGAATTCTATATGGAAACTATCGTATTGCGTAAAATAAGTCATGAGCGTAGTAAATCTTCGCCTTTCCATGCACACTTCTTTGAAATTATCGAACgccgataaaataatttcatgtcCGCCTTTTACTAAACAAATCGCCGCAAGAAGTTCCAAAACTAAAGCTTTCGTCCTGAAAGTAAGAGGaaagggggggaggggaaaaaaaaagaaaaaaaaaaaaagaaagaaaaaatattaataattaaagatctaaaataaaagaacagtTCAATTTTACGTATAAAGTAAATGATGTTACATATCAATGATTTgactaatttaaaatttacctTAAACTTTTGTGCATTAAACTAAGCGCAATGCAATTGATTGCTTCTCTGTGTTGTATAACCATATTGAAACCGTACTGAAAATATcagatataaatgataaatatttggaCGTTTCAGTTCCAATTAAATCTGCATATAATAccttattattcataatgGCACGCATGCAAAGTATGCAAACATGGATATCGTCCTTTGCTTCGCCCATATTCAAACGAGCCACATGTCTGGATCTGCGTTTTACACTGGGACTGTCTTTAAGTTCGTGAAGAGATGGTCTTAAACATCCATTATTCAAGTGCGAAGAACCGCCTGTTTCGACTAGtaaattagaaatgaaaaattgtgttataaaatttttaatataataaacattgttattttatatatttctttttttttttttcttttttttttttcgttcggaTATATGAAATAACTTACTCGTCTGTAATTTTTCTTCGGAACTAGCGTGAGATTCCAAAAGACGTTGTTCGTGTCGCATCATGAGTAATCTGAAGCTAAGGTAATCTATCAGAGCATCCAGTCCTTGATTCTCCTCGTCCAGGAATTCTCTTACCCATCTAAAACATTCCTACGATCATAATACAAATCCAAAAAGACGACGAGATAATGCATACGGATCCATTTACTTGAAACGTACAATTCTATTGATCCATTTTCATGCTTTTTACGGCGattatgaagaagaaagaaacagacaaaaaaagaagaaaaaaaaaaaaaaaaaaaaaaaaaaaaaagaaaaaaaaagaagaaaaaatctttttttcaatgacatttcttttatattaacgatctaacaaattattttatatcttttttaatatcttaaaatttgttaatagtcacctattataaatagatagtcttctcgttttatctctattatagaatgtaatttatacacacacacacacacacatacatatcttTAGATACCAAGTGCATGCATGTGCATGTATTTTCAGAtaggaaatatatacatgtgtgtgtgtgtgtgaacaTTTCATGACGATAATCTGAGATAGATGAATTATGTAAAAGCGCCGACCGTAATTATCgctcgaaaaataaaagtcgtttattagaaaaataaaacatttatcttCTCTTACTCTATATGATTCGTGCGCAAGGAGATTTCCAAATCCCGAAGTACTTGGGTCGATGTAGACTCCCcaaccatttttcttttctggaAGAATGTGAGGAAACGATACGACTGTGGTAGTCATTAGTATCCGTCTGATAAAAGTAGctttttttctgatataaaTATGAACTTGAACGGAACAAAAACGTGCGTTCTTctcgaaataaagaaagatcatCAAACAACATCCACCACGTTTTTGGACGTACGTTCGTAcgttaaataatagaaattatttgttaatcgtttttatataaatcaattaaattaacgaataaagtattttatatacataagataaaaatttttaataaaaatatataattaaaggcgaaaagaaagaaaaaagcaaaacttGAAACAAACATACTCGATGGCTTCGTGACGCTTTTGGATCCAAGTATGTACGTAATTTTGCCAAGTAATGCGACGGGGGATCTTTCGCTTGCACCCTTTCCTGTAATCGTTAAcaatttccattttattttacgagtATTAATCATACATCAGTGTGCGCAATTGAGGAgcatgcaaaaagaaaaagaaaatcaagttACAAAAGTCGcctttatgtttttcttaaGAGCCTACTTTATATTGCTGTTGTCAAGAtaagaataaggaaagaatTACGTCAACAAATTTGTATTCTAAGAAGGAACG contains the following coding sequences:
- the LOC124955598 gene encoding formin-like protein isoform X1, which produces MGSVQSRINESDAGVREVFHGAIKDGSSQHSYQPTSHGIGALAGLHAKSGSVRGAPRQPMPDAVELERRFTKVLASMDLPPDKAKLLKQYDNEKKWDIICDQERVQAKDPPSHYLAKLRTYLDPKASRSHRSYRFLTFFQKRKMVGESTSTQVLRDLEISLRTNHIEWVREFLDEENQGLDALIDYLSFRLLMMRHEQRLLESHASSEEKLQTIETGGSSHLNNGCLRPSLHELKDSPSVKRRSRHVARLNMGEAKDDIHVCILCMRAIMNNKYGFNMVIQHREAINCIALSLMHKSLRTKALVLELLAAICLVKGGHEIILSAFDNFKEVCMERRRFTTLMTYFTQYDSFHIEFMVACMQFVNIVVHSVEDMNFRVHLQYEFTKLGLDEYLEKLRHTESEDLQVQISAYLDNVFDVAALMEDSETKTAALEKVAELEDELGHAHDRMTELERESLAKLAELETELGALKIEYTDVSEARRIAEEELAALKRQKQDSARRQSVLENKIIELETLTGTLTKSSSANMRNGSAMSPLNNSDIFGQENTISPGLSTEQLSTSDQVHNSTPAPPPPPPPPCPPPPPMAPLSPGDHKLPPPAPIPPPPAGMMQAPDGAMTIKRKVQTKYKLPTLNWIALKPNQVRGTIFNELDDDRLHNYIDFSDFEERFKIGMSGHVANGNSELDGLQSFPSKRFKKPENVSLLEHTRLRNIAISRRKMEMPVEKVIMAVNALDLKVLSLENVELLQRMVPTDQEIKAYREYIIEKKNINLLTEEDKFLMQLGKVERISTKLSIMNYIGNFFDNLHLITPQIHAVISASSTVKSSKKLRAVLEIILAFGNYLNSSKRGPAYGFKLQSLDTLLDTKSTDKRMCLLHYIVATIRIKFPELINFDSELMYIDKAATVSLENIITDVHELEKGMDLVRKEFELRGKEKHNTVLRDFLNNSEEKLRRLKSDARAAGEAFRECVEYFGESPRQADANTFFSLLVRFARSFKAADQENEQRRRLEAAAAEALNTSEQVIKRNKLNQKKQQDAVINELKNKTRLVQEKKLLQQDEVYNGALEDILLGLRSEPYRRADAVRRSQRRRIDNHRLSRTAEELEL
- the LOC124955598 gene encoding formin-like protein isoform X2; its protein translation is MGSVQSRINESDAGVREVFHGAIKDGSSQHSYQPTSHGIGALAGLHAKSGSVRGAPRQPMPDAVELERRFTKVLASMDLPPDKAKLLKQYDNEKKWDIICDQERVQAKDPPSHYLAKLRTYLDPKASRSHRKRKMVGESTSTQVLRDLEISLRTNHIEWVREFLDEENQGLDALIDYLSFRLLMMRHEQRLLESHASSEEKLQTIETGGSSHLNNGCLRPSLHELKDSPSVKRRSRHVARLNMGEAKDDIHVCILCMRAIMNNKYGFNMVIQHREAINCIALSLMHKSLRTKALVLELLAAICLVKGGHEIILSAFDNFKEVCMERRRFTTLMTYFTQYDSFHIEFMVACMQFVNIVVHSVEDMNFRVHLQYEFTKLGLDEYLEKLRHTESEDLQVQISAYLDNVFDVAALMEDSETKTAALEKVAELEDELGHAHDRMTELERESLAKLAELETELGALKIEYTDVSEARRIAEEELAALKRQKQDSARRQSVLENKIIELETLTGTLTKSSSANMRNGSAMSPLNNSDIFGQENTISPGLSTEQLSTSDQVHNSTPAPPPPPPPPCPPPPPMAPLSPGDHKLPPPAPIPPPPAGMMQAPDGAMTIKRKVQTKYKLPTLNWIALKPNQVRGTIFNELDDDRLHNYIDFSDFEERFKIGMSGHVANGNSELDGLQSFPSKRFKKPENVSLLEHTRLRNIAISRRKMEMPVEKVIMAVNALDLKVLSLENVELLQRMVPTDQEIKAYREYIIEKKNINLLTEEDKFLMQLGKVERISTKLSIMNYIGNFFDNLHLITPQIHAVISASSTVKSSKKLRAVLEIILAFGNYLNSSKRGPAYGFKLQSLDTLLDTKSTDKRMCLLHYIVATIRIKFPELINFDSELMYIDKAATVSLENIITDVHELEKGMDLVRKEFELRGKEKHNTVLRDFLNNSEEKLRRLKSDARAAGEAFRECVEYFGESPRQADANTFFSLLVRFARSFKAADQENEQRRRLEAAAAEALNTSEQVIKRNKLNQKKQQDAVINELKNKTRLVQEKKLLQQDEVYNGALEDILLGLRSEPYRRADAVRRSQRRRIDNHRLSRTAEELEL
- the LOC124955598 gene encoding formin-like protein isoform X4, which encodes MGYHMRSGKGASERSPVALLGKITYILGSKSVTKPSKKKNGWGVYIDPSTSGFGNLLAHESYRECFRWVREFLDEENQGLDALIDYLSFRLLMMRHEQRLLESHASSEEKLQTIETGGSSHLNNGCLRPSLHELKDSPSVKRRSRHVARLNMGEAKDDIHVCILCMRAIMNNKYGFNMVIQHREAINCIALSLMHKSLRTKALVLELLAAICLVKGGHEIILSAFDNFKEVCMERRRFTTLMTYFTQYDSFHIEFMVACMQFVNIVVHSVEDMNFRVHLQYEFTKLGLDEYLEKLRHTESEDLQVQISAYLDNVFDVAALMEDSETKTAALEKVAELEDELGHAHDRMTELERESLAKLAELETELGALKIEYTDVSEARRIAEEELAALKRQKQDSARRQSVLENKIIELETLTGTLTKSSSANMRNGSAMSPLNNSDIFGQENTISPGLSTEQLSTSDQVHNSTPAPPPPPPPPCPPPPPMAPLSPGDHKLPPPAPIPPPPAGMMQAPDGAMTIKRKVQTKYKLPTLNWIALKPNQVRGTIFNELDDDRLHNYIDFSDFEERFKIGMSGHVANGNSELDGLQSFPSKRFKKPENVSLLEHTRLRNIAISRRKMEMPVEKVIMAVNALDLKVLSLENVELLQRMVPTDQEIKAYREYIIEKKNINLLTEEDKFLMQLGKVERISTKLSIMNYIGNFFDNLHLITPQIHAVISASSTVKSSKKLRAVLEIILAFGNYLNSSKRGPAYGFKLQSLDTLLDTKSTDKRMCLLHYIVATIRIKFPELINFDSELMYIDKAATVSLENIITDVHELEKGMDLVRKEFELRGKEKHNTVLRDFLNNSEEKLRRLKSDARAAGEAFRECVEYFGESPRQADANTFFSLLVRFARSFKAADQENEQRRRLEAAAAEALNTSEQVIKRNKLNQKKQQDAVINELKNKTRLVQEKKLLQQDEVYNGALEDILLGLRSEPYRRADAVRRSQRRRIDNHRLSRTAEELEL
- the LOC124955598 gene encoding formin-like protein isoform X3; this encodes MGYHMRSGKGASERSPVALLGKITYILGSKSVTKPSIVSFPHILPEKKNGWGVYIDPSTSGFGNLLAHESYRECFRWVREFLDEENQGLDALIDYLSFRLLMMRHEQRLLESHASSEEKLQTIETGGSSHLNNGCLRPSLHELKDSPSVKRRSRHVARLNMGEAKDDIHVCILCMRAIMNNKYGFNMVIQHREAINCIALSLMHKSLRTKALVLELLAAICLVKGGHEIILSAFDNFKEVCMERRRFTTLMTYFTQYDSFHIEFMVACMQFVNIVVHSVEDMNFRVHLQYEFTKLGLDEYLEKLRHTESEDLQVQISAYLDNVFDVAALMEDSETKTAALEKVAELEDELGHAHDRMTELERESLAKLAELETELGALKIEYTDVSEARRIAEEELAALKRQKQDSARRQSVLENKIIELETLTGTLTKSSSANMRNGSAMSPLNNSDIFGQENTISPGLSTEQLSTSDQVHNSTPAPPPPPPPPCPPPPPMAPLSPGDHKLPPPAPIPPPPAGMMQAPDGAMTIKRKVQTKYKLPTLNWIALKPNQVRGTIFNELDDDRLHNYIDFSDFEERFKIGMSGHVANGNSELDGLQSFPSKRFKKPENVSLLEHTRLRNIAISRRKMEMPVEKVIMAVNALDLKVLSLENVELLQRMVPTDQEIKAYREYIIEKKNINLLTEEDKFLMQLGKVERISTKLSIMNYIGNFFDNLHLITPQIHAVISASSTVKSSKKLRAVLEIILAFGNYLNSSKRGPAYGFKLQSLDTLLDTKSTDKRMCLLHYIVATIRIKFPELINFDSELMYIDKAATVSLENIITDVHELEKGMDLVRKEFELRGKEKHNTVLRDFLNNSEEKLRRLKSDARAAGEAFRECVEYFGESPRQADANTFFSLLVRFARSFKAADQENEQRRRLEAAAAEALNTSEQVIKRNKLNQKKQQDAVINELKNKTRLVQEKKLLQQDEVYNGALEDILLGLRSEPYRRADAVRRSQRRRIDNHRLSRTAEELEL